A region of Herpetosiphonaceae bacterium DNA encodes the following proteins:
- a CDS encoding sugar phosphate isomerase/epimerase family protein produces DRWNPIMDVFDEVGVRFGLEVHPTEIAYDIHTTEAALDAIGRRPAFGINFDPSHMHHQFIDPVLFLETFADRIYHVHVKESARNLNGRTSILGSHLNFGDHRRGWDFVSPGHGGIDWEPIFRTLTRIGYSGPLSVEWEDSGMDREYGAADACAFVRRHDFPSSNRAFDAAFQRE; encoded by the coding sequence GACCGCTGGAATCCGATCATGGATGTCTTCGACGAGGTCGGCGTGCGCTTTGGGCTGGAGGTCCATCCCACCGAGATCGCCTACGACATCCACACAACCGAGGCCGCGCTGGATGCGATCGGACGACGACCGGCGTTCGGCATCAACTTCGATCCGAGCCACATGCATCACCAGTTCATCGATCCGGTGCTCTTCCTCGAAACCTTCGCCGATCGGATCTATCACGTGCATGTCAAAGAGAGCGCCCGCAACCTGAACGGACGCACCAGCATCCTGGGCTCGCATCTCAACTTCGGCGATCATCGGCGCGGCTGGGATTTCGTCTCGCCCGGACACGGCGGGATCGACTGGGAGCCGATCTTTCGCACGCTGACGCGCATCGGCTACAGCGGCCCGCTGTCGGTGGAGTGGGAGGATAGCGGCATGGATCGCGAGTACGGCGCGGCTGATGCGTGCGCCTTCGTCCGCCGCCACGATTTTCCGTCCAGCAATCGCGCCTTCGACGCGGCCTTTCAGCGCGAGTAG